One segment of Castanea sativa cultivar Marrone di Chiusa Pesio chromosome 3, ASM4071231v1 DNA contains the following:
- the LOC142627365 gene encoding protein neprosin-like: MDLLGGVSSWRKSRSKWHHFEHRRRQHQCAQTQTEIAKETTAQGNLSNMASSWCRISPIIPIFVWFLLVFSLVCPVHSLETIEDRGSNQTFRPNEELKKLKIIAARLSKINKPAVKTIQSPDGDIIDCVVSHLQPAFDHPQLKGQKPLDPPDRPKGHSPSGMLEENVQLWRLSGESCPEGTVPIRRTTEEDMLRASSVRRFGRKPRRHVRRDSSSNGHEHAVGYVSGDQYYGAKASINVWAPRVANQYEFSLSQMWVISGSFGDDLNTIEAGWQVSPELYGDNYPRFFTYWTTDAYQATGCYNLLCSGFVQTNNRIAIGAAISPTSSYNGGQFDISLLVWKDPKHGNWWLEFGSGILVGYWPSFLFTHLQSHASMVQFGGETVNSRPSGFHTSTQMGSGHFAGEGFGKASYFRNLQVVDWDNNLIPLSNLRVLADHPNCYDIQGGINSVWGNYFYYGGPGRNVRCP; encoded by the exons ATGGATTTGCTGGGAGGTGTGTCTTCATGGAGAAAATCTAGGAGTAAATGGCATCATTTTGAACACAGAAGAAGACAACACCAATGTGCACAAACACAAACGGAAATTGCAAAAGAAACGACAGCACAAGGAAATCTCTCAAACATGGCATCTAGTTGGTGTAGGATCTCCCCAATCATTcccatttttgtttggtttcttcttgttttttctttggtttgtcCGGTACATTCATTGGAAACAATTGAAGACCGTGGGTCCAACCAAACTTTCCGGCCAAACGAAGAGTTGAAAAAGCTCAAAATAATAGCAGCTCGTCTCAGCAAGATCAACAAGCCTGCTGTGAAGACAATTCAG AGCCCTGACGGTGATATAATAGATTGCGTTGTGTCTCATCTACAACCAGCTTTTGATCACCCTCAACTCAAAGGTCAAAAACCATTG GATCCACCGGATAGACCAAAAGGCCATAGCCCATCAGGCATGTTAGAAGAAAACGTTCAGTTATGGAGACTTTCTGGGGAGTCATGTCCAGAAGGAACAGTTCCAATCAGAAGAACTACAGAAGAAGATATGTTAAGAGCTAGTTCTGTCAGAAGATTTGGAAGGAAACCAAGAAGACATGTTAGAAGAGACTCCAGCAGCAATGGCCATGAG CATGCGGTTGGGTATGTGAGTGGAGATCAGTATTATGGAGCAAAAGCTAGCATAAATGTGTGGGCACCTCGTGTGGCTAATCAATATGAATTCAGTTTGTCTCAAATGTGGGTCATCTCTGGTTCATTTGGCGATGACCTTAACACCATTGAAGCTGGTTGGCAG GTTAGCCCAGAGCTGTATGGGGACAACTATCCTAGGTTCTTTACTTATTGGACT ACTGATGCTTATCAAGCAACCGGGTGTTACAATTTATTATGCTCTGGCTTCGTTCAGACTAACAATAGAATTGCAATTGGGGCTGCAATTTCTCCCACTTCCTCATACAATGGTGGACAATTCGATATTAGCCTATTGGTTTGGAAG GATCCGAAGCATGGAAATTGGTGGCTAGAATTCGGATCCGGAATTCTGGTTGGGTACTGGCCATCTTTCTTGTTCACTCATCTACAAAGTCATGCAAGCATGGTACAATTTGGAGGAGAAACTGTGAATTCTAGGCCATCTGGTTTTCACACTTCAACACAAATGGGCAGTGGACATTTTGCAGGAGAGGGTTTTGGAAAAGCATCTTATTTTCGAAATTTGCAAGTTGTTGATTGGGATAATAACTTGATTCCATTATCAAACCTAAGAGTCCTAGCAGATCATCCCAATTGCTATGATATACAAGGAGGAATAAATAGTGTTTGGGGGAATTACTTTTACTATGGTGGACCTGGAAGAAATGTGAGGTGTCCCTAA